GATATCAGGATAATGGATTGGATGGTTGAGGAATTCAAAAAAGATCAAGGCATTGACCTTAAGGGCGATAAAATGGCTCTGCAGAGGCTTAAGGAAGCTGCAGAAAGGGCAAAGATAGAGCTTTCCACTGCAGCTGAGACAGATATAAATCTGCCTTTTGTAACTGCAGATGCATCAGGACCAAAACATCTTCTAATGAAGCTTACAAGGTCCAAATTTGAACAGCTCACAGGCGACCTTGTCGAGAACACAACAGGTCCATGCAAAAATGCTCTTAACGATGCAAATCTTTCAGCTTCTAATATAGATGAAGTCCTGCTTGTCGGCGGACAGACAAGAGCTCCAAAGGTTCAGCAGACTGTTCAGAATTTCTTTGGCAAAGAACCAAACAAGACAGTTAACCCTGATGAGGTTGTTGCTGTTGGAGCTGCAATACAGGCAGCAGTGCTGAAAGGTGATGTGAAAGAAGTTCTTCTTCTTGATGTAACGCCGCTTTCACTTGGCATAGAGACACTTGGCGGAATATTCACAAAGATTATAGAAAGGAATACAACGATTCCTACGAAGAAAAGCCAGGTATTCTCAACAGCCGCTGATAACCAGCCTGCTGTGACCATAAAGATACACCAGGGTGAAAGAGAGATGGCTAACGACAACAGACTCCTGGGAAACTTTGAACTTATTGGAATTCCACCTGCACCAAGGGGTGTGCCTCAGGTAGAGGTTACATTTGATATTGATGCAAACGGAATTTTGCATGTTTCTGCAAAAGATCTTGGAACTGGCAAGGAACAGTCTATAAAAATAACTGCATCAAGCGGATTGAGCGAGGAAGAGATAAAGAAAATGACTCGCGATGCTGATTCTCATGCAGAGGAAGACACAAAGAAAAAGCAGCTTGCTGAAGCAAGAAATGAGGCAGACACTATTGTATACAGCGTGGAAAAATCACTTGCAGACTATGGAGACAAACTGAGCGAGACAGAGAAAAAAGACATACAGGATGCGCTGGAAAAATGCAAGAAGCTTAAAGATTCGAGCACGGATCCAACTGAGATAAAATCTTCGGTTGAAGCTTTGATGAAGGCTTCTCATAAGCTAGCAGAGCATGTATACAAGACAGCAGGCGCACAGCAGCAGGGAGCATCTGCCGGCGCGGGTGCAGGAACAACAGGTGCAAAACCAGCTGAAGAAGAGGTTGTTGAAGCTGAATTTGAAGATGTTGATAAAGGAAAGAAAGAGAGCTGATATCCGGTAAGCAGTGAATAGGATTTAGCATTGAAAACTATTCACTGCTTACTATTTTCTATTTACTAAAATGAAAGACTATTACGACATTCTAGGTGTGTCCAGAGAGGCTACTGATGCTGAGTTAAAAAAGGCATTCAGGCAGCTTGCCATGAAACATCATCCTGATAGAAATCCTGATAACAAGGAATCAGAGGATAAATTCAAGGAGATAAACGAGGCATATTCCTGTCTCAGCGACCAAGATAAGAGGGCGCATTACGACAGGTTCGGAACTTCTGAGGGAATGGGGAATGGTTTCAGTAATTTTGGGGCAGGGTTTGGAGATATATTCGAAGATGTTTTCGGTGATTTTTTTGGCACATTCACGGGCCAGCGCAGGGCAAGACCAACAAGAGGCGAAGACCTTAGATACGATCTTGATATAACTTTAACGGAAGCAGCATTCGGCACGGAAAAAGTTCTCCAAATCCCAAGATGGG
The nucleotide sequence above comes from Nitrospiraceae bacterium. Encoded proteins:
- the dnaK gene encoding molecular chaperone DnaK, translated to MGKAIGIDLGTTNSVVAVVQGGEPVVIPNQEGTRTTPSVVAFTDKGERLVGQIAKRQSITNPENTIFSIKRLMGRKYTSPEVDHAKKRLPYKITEASNGDAHVEIRGKKYSPPEISAMILQKLKQAAEDYLGESVTDAVITVPAYFDDSQRQATKDAGKIAGLNVLRIINEPTAAALAYGMDKKKEEKIAVYDLGGGTFDISILEIGEGVIEVKSTNGDTYLGGDDFDIRIMDWMVEEFKKDQGIDLKGDKMALQRLKEAAERAKIELSTAAETDINLPFVTADASGPKHLLMKLTRSKFEQLTGDLVENTTGPCKNALNDANLSASNIDEVLLVGGQTRAPKVQQTVQNFFGKEPNKTVNPDEVVAVGAAIQAAVLKGDVKEVLLLDVTPLSLGIETLGGIFTKIIERNTTIPTKKSQVFSTAADNQPAVTIKIHQGEREMANDNRLLGNFELIGIPPAPRGVPQVEVTFDIDANGILHVSAKDLGTGKEQSIKITASSGLSEEEIKKMTRDADSHAEEDTKKKQLAEARNEADTIVYSVEKSLADYGDKLSETEKKDIQDALEKCKKLKDSSTDPTEIKSSVEALMKASHKLAEHVYKTAGAQQQGASAGAGAGTTGAKPAEEEVVEAEFEDVDKGKKES